From Bacteroidales bacterium, one genomic window encodes:
- a CDS encoding AAA family ATPase, whose translation MNFENDIKAVDALRSAYKKFFNEIKKVIIGQDHIVKDVIISIFSNGHCLLIGVPGLAKTLLVKTVADVIGLEFKRIQFTPDLMPSDIIGTEILGADRKFKFIKGPLFANIILADEINRTPPKTQSALLEAMQERAITAAGTNYILDEPFFVMATQNPIEQEGTYPLPEAQLDRFMYNIWLDYPEFEDEKTIVKNTTSDMNIKLNKVLSAEEIIYFQNLIRRIPINDNVIEYAVNLSTKTRPDQKNSHPLANKYINWGVGPRASQYMIIGAKTHAILNGKFSPDIEDVKAVALPVMRHRIIRNYKAEAENISVENIINELINN comes from the coding sequence ATGAATTTTGAAAACGATATTAAAGCAGTTGATGCTTTACGTTCAGCATATAAAAAATTTTTTAACGAAATTAAAAAAGTAATTATCGGACAAGACCATATTGTTAAAGATGTAATAATATCAATATTTAGCAATGGACATTGTCTGCTTATTGGTGTTCCGGGATTGGCTAAAACCTTACTTGTAAAAACTGTTGCCGATGTTATAGGTTTGGAATTTAAAAGAATTCAATTCACACCCGATTTAATGCCATCGGATATTATTGGGACCGAAATACTTGGAGCAGACAGGAAATTCAAATTCATTAAAGGGCCTTTATTTGCAAATATTATTCTTGCAGATGAAATAAATCGTACTCCCCCTAAAACACAATCTGCTCTCTTAGAAGCAATGCAAGAAAGAGCTATAACTGCTGCAGGAACTAATTATATATTAGATGAACCATTTTTTGTGATGGCAACACAAAATCCAATTGAGCAGGAAGGTACATATCCCCTACCCGAAGCTCAATTAGACCGTTTTATGTATAATATCTGGTTAGATTATCCGGAGTTCGAAGATGAAAAAACTATTGTGAAAAATACTACTTCGGACATGAATATTAAACTTAACAAAGTTTTATCGGCAGAAGAAATTATATATTTTCAAAATTTGATAAGACGAATTCCAATTAATGATAATGTTATTGAATATGCTGTTAATCTATCTACAAAAACACGTCCTGACCAAAAAAACTCTCATCCGCTTGCAAATAAATATATAAATTGGGGAGTAGGTCCAAGAGCTTCTCAATATATGATAATTGGAGCAAAAACTCATGCTATACTTAACGGGAAATTTTCTCCCGATATTGAAGATGTTAAAGCCGTTGCTTTACCGGTTATGAGACACAGGATTATTAGAAATTATAAAGCTGAAGCAGAAAATATTTCAGTCGAAAATATTATTAATGAATTGATTAATAATTAG